One genomic window of Panicum hallii strain FIL2 chromosome 6, PHallii_v3.1, whole genome shotgun sequence includes the following:
- the LOC112898506 gene encoding uncharacterized protein LOC112898506, protein MAASEVVLEVLPQAPPREPAAALLPHLAVPKVLQYLYLASAWVACAGVAAGTVARRALGDGSPVTYAFLKVSIGALVFPALLVLVVTLRFLRAMCAAGFGLSLRTVAREVQIHSRKMFGALTWKVLLDPAALVLLVSFLFFLLLGAGVLVLGGLLPVQESQRERIGSALFDTGVLGAMGMSCFVIIPSFALKLWRSK, encoded by the exons ATGGCCGCCTCCGAGGTGGTGCTCGAGGTCCTCCcccaggcgccgccgcgggagccggcgGCCGCGCTGCTCCCGCACCTCGCCGTGCCCAAGGTGCTGCAGTACCTGTACCTCGCGAGCGCGTGGGTCGCCTGCGCGGGCGTGGCCGCCGGGACCGTCGCGCGCCGGGCCTTGGGCGACGGCTCCCCGGTGACCTACGCGTTCCTCAAGGTCTCGATCGGAGCCCTCGTCTTCCCCGCGCTGCTCGTCCTCGTCGTCACCCTGCGGTTCCTGCGCGCCATGTGCGCGGCGGGGTTCGGGCTGTCGCTCCGCACCGTCGCCAGGGAGGTTCAGATCCATTCCAGGAAG ATGTTTGGAGCATTAACTTGGAAGGTGCTGCTGGACCCTGCTGCGCTTGTGTTGCTCGTGTCTTTCCTATTCTTCCTGCTGCTCGGAGCAGGGGTTCTGGTGCTTGGGGGGCTGTTACCAGTGCAGGAATCTCAGAGGGAAAGGATTGGTTCTGCACTCTTTGATACTGGGGTGTTGGGTGCCATGGGAATGTCTTGCTTTGTCATCATACCCAGTTTTGCACTAAAGCTCTGGAGGAGCAAATAG